One window from the genome of Planctomycetota bacterium encodes:
- a CDS encoding M3 family oligoendopeptidase: MEAIPSAVAARRRQRTFVPADFDASDWGQIEPLGQQLLDAKLGTADEAEAWVNRLSELYAAIDEYGSRKYIEKSCNTEDEAIKKAFLHFVENIEPKLKPMMFEMKKKYLAADARPTGERYTILERQWAADVELFREENVALQTEETKLVTQYDEICGRMAVEFRGKTYTMQQMAKFQEETDRDTREEAWEATVNRRMEDREAIEDIFDKLLPLRQQIAENAGFDNYRDYTFKALHRFDYTPDDCHRYAKAIEQSVVPVIHQLDKERVEKLGIDSLRPWDASVDVLGRGPLRPFNEDDIDGFVATTKGVFEKLDPTLAEGFDLLRQAGNLDLDSRHGKQPGGYQANLEETGIPFIFMNAAGTQRDVETLLHEGGHAFHTLLSHEEPLAFLRHAPMEFCEVASMSMELLALPYMDDFFEDSSDANRARRHQLEGVAVLAWIATIDQFQHWLYTNPGHTREQRAEKWVEIFDKFGHGTDWSGYEDVKRSLWQRQLHLFHVPFYYIEYGIAQLGALQLWLQSKRDPKAALANYKRALTLGGTKPLPDLFAAAELKFDFSETTVAPLMKAVSDDLATLPA; encoded by the coding sequence ATGGAAGCTATCCCCTCCGCCGTCGCCGCACGTCGCCGTCAACGCACCTTCGTTCCCGCCGATTTCGATGCGTCGGATTGGGGACAGATCGAACCTCTCGGTCAGCAACTGCTCGACGCCAAACTCGGCACCGCCGATGAAGCGGAGGCGTGGGTCAACCGGCTCAGCGAGCTATATGCGGCCATCGACGAATACGGCAGTCGCAAGTACATCGAGAAGTCCTGCAACACCGAAGATGAGGCGATCAAGAAAGCCTTCCTGCACTTCGTCGAGAACATCGAGCCCAAACTCAAGCCGATGATGTTCGAAATGAAGAAGAAGTACCTCGCCGCCGACGCTCGGCCGACCGGCGAGCGCTACACGATCCTCGAACGCCAGTGGGCTGCTGACGTCGAACTGTTCCGCGAGGAAAACGTCGCGCTGCAAACCGAGGAAACCAAACTCGTCACGCAATATGACGAGATCTGCGGTCGGATGGCCGTCGAGTTCCGCGGCAAGACGTACACGATGCAGCAGATGGCCAAGTTCCAGGAGGAAACCGACCGTGACACGCGGGAGGAAGCCTGGGAAGCAACCGTCAATCGCCGCATGGAGGACCGCGAGGCGATCGAGGACATCTTCGACAAGCTGCTGCCGCTGCGTCAACAGATCGCCGAGAACGCCGGCTTCGATAACTACCGCGACTACACGTTCAAAGCGTTGCACCGCTTCGATTACACCCCCGACGACTGCCACCGTTACGCCAAGGCGATCGAGCAGAGCGTGGTGCCGGTGATCCATCAGCTCGACAAGGAGCGTGTGGAGAAGCTGGGCATCGATTCGCTGCGGCCGTGGGACGCGTCGGTTGATGTACTCGGGCGTGGGCCTTTGCGGCCGTTCAACGAGGACGACATCGACGGCTTTGTCGCGACCACCAAGGGCGTCTTCGAAAAGCTTGACCCGACGCTCGCCGAGGGCTTCGATCTACTACGCCAAGCGGGCAACCTCGACCTCGACAGCCGGCACGGCAAGCAGCCTGGCGGTTACCAGGCCAACCTCGAAGAGACCGGCATCCCGTTCATCTTCATGAACGCCGCCGGCACGCAACGGGATGTCGAGACGCTCCTCCACGAGGGCGGCCATGCGTTCCACACACTGCTGTCGCATGAAGAGCCGCTCGCGTTTCTGCGCCACGCACCGATGGAGTTCTGCGAGGTCGCGAGCATGAGCATGGAGCTGCTGGCCCTGCCGTACATGGACGACTTTTTTGAAGACAGCTCGGACGCCAACCGCGCCCGGCGACACCAACTCGAAGGCGTCGCCGTCCTTGCGTGGATCGCGACGATCGACCAGTTCCAGCATTGGCTCTACACCAACCCCGGCCACACACGTGAACAGCGCGCCGAAAAGTGGGTCGAGATCTTCGACAAGTTCGGTCATGGCACGGATTGGTCCGGCTACGAAGACGTCAAGCGCTCGCTCTGGCAGCGTCAGCTTCACCTGTTCCACGTGCCGTTCTACTACATCGAATACGGCATCGCGCAACTGGGCGCGCTTCAACTCTGGCTTCAATCCAAGCGTGACCCGAAAGCCGCACTGGCCAACTACAAGCGGGCACTCACGCTGGGCGGCACCAAGCCGCTACCGGACTTGTTCGCGGCGGCGGAGTTGAAGTTCGACTTCTCCGAAACCACCGTGGCCCCGCTCATGAAGGCGGTCAGCGACGATCTCGCCACGCTGCCGGCATGA
- a CDS encoding phosphoribosylanthranilate isomerase, producing MKRTRIKFCGMTRPDDVKFAADLGVDAIGVILHAPGSTREIELSRADELFRSLPPFVARVGVFVDAPADTILDAADRLFLDYAQVHGEPSAELIHDICAVKLLLSVPVDENITTALENCKIFPDKSQIAVALDSGKVGGTGKEADWNRIADLDLDQWASVMFAGGLDPDNVADIVTRFRPNAVDVSSGIESGVRGFKDIEKMLAFVKAVRAADSANL from the coding sequence ATGAAGCGGACACGCATCAAGTTCTGTGGCATGACCCGCCCGGACGACGTGAAGTTCGCCGCCGATCTTGGCGTCGACGCGATCGGCGTGATTCTCCACGCTCCCGGCAGCACGCGTGAGATCGAGTTGTCCCGCGCGGATGAGCTCTTCCGTTCGCTGCCGCCGTTCGTCGCGCGGGTCGGCGTGTTCGTCGATGCACCCGCCGACACGATCCTCGACGCGGCCGACCGGTTGTTCCTCGACTACGCCCAAGTCCATGGTGAGCCGAGTGCCGAACTCATCCATGACATCTGCGCGGTCAAGCTGCTGTTGTCGGTCCCCGTTGACGAGAACATCACGACCGCGCTGGAGAACTGCAAGATCTTTCCCGACAAATCCCAAATCGCCGTCGCGCTCGACAGCGGCAAGGTCGGCGGCACCGGAAAGGAAGCCGACTGGAACCGAATCGCGGATCTCGATCTGGATCAATGGGCGAGCGTGATGTTCGCAGGCGGGCTCGATCCGGACAACGTTGCCGACATCGTCACACGTTTCCGCCCCAACGCGGTCGACGTTTCCAGCGGGATCGAATCCGGAGTTCGAGGCTTCAAGGACATTGAAAAGATGCTTGCATTCGTGAAAGCCGTGCGCGCCGCCGACAGCGCTAACCTGTGA